A stretch of the Ensifer sp. PDNC004 genome encodes the following:
- a CDS encoding Xaa-Pro peptidase family protein, which yields MKELTKSRFAALRRTMAESNVGLVALAPGSHMDWLIGYHPHPDERPCLLLIGPEKEAFLMPALNAEGTREHTDIAFHNWADDIGPSDALTAALTDVGAAKPGRVVLDETMRADFALLLIDALPADTAREFTPATLGALRMRKDKSEYALLKMNAGIADRAMQAAFSKIRPGMTEKELAADIRAHFASEGAAPAFWIVGAGGNGAFPHHSASERVIEEGDAVVIDIGGRKQGFPSDITRMAIVGRAPEGYGQIHTIVERAVQAALKAARPGVLAKEVDAAARKVISDAGYGEYFVHRTGHGMGIDGHEPPYITATSETVLEEGMVFSIEPGIYLPGRFGIRLEDIVILREDGPEVLSSLPRDVHVAKV from the coding sequence ATGAAAGAACTCACCAAGAGCCGTTTTGCAGCGCTCCGCCGCACGATGGCCGAAAGCAATGTCGGCCTCGTCGCGCTGGCCCCGGGATCGCACATGGATTGGCTGATCGGCTACCATCCGCATCCCGACGAACGTCCGTGCCTGCTTCTCATCGGCCCGGAAAAGGAAGCGTTCCTGATGCCGGCGCTGAATGCCGAAGGCACGCGCGAGCACACCGATATCGCCTTCCACAACTGGGCCGACGACATTGGCCCGAGCGACGCCCTGACCGCAGCGCTTACCGATGTCGGCGCCGCAAAGCCCGGCCGCGTCGTGCTCGACGAAACCATGCGCGCCGATTTCGCGCTGCTGCTGATCGATGCGCTGCCCGCCGATACCGCCCGCGAATTCACCCCGGCAACGCTCGGCGCGCTGCGCATGCGCAAGGACAAGAGCGAATACGCGCTTCTGAAGATGAACGCCGGCATCGCCGACCGCGCCATGCAGGCGGCGTTTTCCAAGATCCGTCCGGGCATGACGGAGAAGGAACTGGCCGCCGACATCCGCGCGCACTTCGCCTCGGAAGGTGCTGCACCCGCCTTCTGGATCGTCGGCGCCGGCGGCAATGGCGCCTTCCCGCATCATTCGGCGAGCGAACGGGTGATCGAGGAAGGCGACGCCGTCGTCATCGACATCGGCGGCCGCAAACAGGGCTTCCCGAGCGACATTACCCGCATGGCGATCGTCGGCCGCGCGCCCGAAGGCTACGGGCAGATCCACACGATCGTCGAAAGAGCCGTCCAGGCGGCCCTGAAGGCGGCTCGCCCGGGCGTTCTCGCCAAAGAGGTCGATGCTGCCGCCCGTAAAGTGATCTCGGACGCCGGCTACGGCGAGTACTTCGTCCACCGCACCGGCCACGGCATGGGCATCGACGGCCACGAGCCGCCCTACATCACCGCGACCTCGGAAACCGTGCTGGAAGAAGGTATGGTCTTCTCCATCGAGCCCGGCATCTATCTGCCCGGTCGCTTCGGCATCCGCCTCGAGGATATCGTCATCCTGCGCGAGGATGGGCCGGAGGTTCTTTCCTCGCTTCCCCGCGACGTTCACGTCGCGAAGGTCTGA
- a CDS encoding glutamine synthetase family protein, with protein MSLDAEDPSAFKAWLEQNGPIESIQAVVCDLNGIMRGKRVPVEQAGKVLGGGIRMPLSIVGVDVWGEDIINSEQVFASGDRDGICGVTGRGALPVNWTSRPSALVPLWLQLEDGKPFLADPRQALAAVVREYKELGLRPVVATELEFYLIDPEPDSAVPPISPYTGKRLDSDAILSIDELDDFGEFFSDVYKECARQNVPADAAIAENGIGQFEINLLHTDDPLKAADDAIFFKRIVKGVARKHGLAATFMAKPYGTRSGNGMHVHFSLLDEEGNNVFNDGSDEGSPILKNAVAGLLRGMAETTLLFAPHFNSYRRLRPDTHAPTAVCWGYENRTSAIRIPGGNPYARRIEHRVAGADANPYLVIAAILGAALVGIRNKWKPPAPVSGRAYATEKLPKIPSEWGQAVDSFEAGPIAAEIFDPVLRSMLIACKRQEIAGFAEQVTDYEFSAYLEIV; from the coding sequence ATGTCGCTCGACGCGGAAGATCCCAGCGCATTCAAGGCATGGCTCGAGCAGAACGGGCCGATTGAAAGCATCCAGGCGGTTGTCTGCGATCTCAACGGCATCATGCGGGGCAAACGCGTGCCGGTGGAGCAGGCGGGCAAGGTTCTCGGCGGCGGCATCCGCATGCCGCTCTCGATCGTCGGCGTCGATGTATGGGGCGAGGACATCATCAACAGCGAGCAGGTGTTTGCGAGCGGCGACCGGGACGGCATCTGCGGCGTCACCGGCCGCGGCGCGCTGCCGGTCAACTGGACTTCGCGGCCGAGCGCGCTTGTGCCGCTCTGGCTGCAGCTCGAGGACGGCAAGCCGTTTCTTGCCGATCCGCGCCAGGCCCTGGCAGCGGTCGTGCGGGAATACAAGGAACTCGGCCTTCGCCCCGTCGTCGCGACCGAACTGGAATTCTACCTGATCGATCCGGAGCCCGACAGCGCGGTGCCGCCGATCTCGCCCTATACCGGCAAACGGCTCGATTCCGATGCGATCCTGTCGATCGACGAGCTCGACGACTTCGGCGAGTTCTTCTCCGACGTCTACAAGGAATGCGCCCGGCAGAACGTGCCGGCGGATGCGGCGATCGCCGAAAACGGCATCGGGCAGTTCGAGATCAACCTGCTTCACACGGACGACCCGCTGAAGGCGGCCGACGACGCGATCTTCTTCAAGCGAATCGTCAAGGGCGTGGCGCGCAAGCATGGTCTTGCTGCGACCTTCATGGCCAAGCCCTATGGCACCCGCTCGGGCAACGGCATGCATGTCCATTTCAGCCTGCTCGACGAGGAGGGCAACAACGTCTTCAACGACGGCAGCGACGAGGGGTCTCCAATCCTCAAGAATGCCGTTGCCGGTCTCTTGCGCGGCATGGCCGAGACGACGCTGCTCTTTGCGCCGCACTTCAATTCCTACCGGCGGCTGCGGCCCGACACGCATGCGCCGACCGCTGTCTGCTGGGGGTATGAGAACCGCACCTCGGCGATCCGCATTCCCGGCGGTAATCCCTATGCGCGCCGCATCGAACATCGGGTCGCCGGCGCGGATGCCAATCCCTATCTCGTCATTGCCGCGATCCTCGGCGCCGCCTTGGTCGGCATCCGCAACAAGTGGAAGCCGCCGGCGCCAGTTTCAGGACGCGCTTATGCAACGGAGAAATTGCCCAAAATTCCCTCCGAATGGGGGCAGGCGGTCGACAGCTTCGAGGCAGGGCCGATTGCCGCCGAAATCTTCGATCCCGTGCTGCGCTCGATGCTGATCGCCTGCAAACGCCAGGAGATCGCAGGCTTTGCCGAGCAGGTCACGGACTACGAATTCAGCGCCTATCTGGAAATCGTCTGA
- a CDS encoding GntR family transcriptional regulator encodes MKPLVLPPLVRPDGMTTHDYAFHRLRQAIMVGAFRPGTSVTIRGLAEALESSPTPVREALRQLTSIGALQFLENRRIVVPHITPARFEELISLRIALESHAARRAVAHLSERQIEKIMAIDDSIETEIRRGDKVAALIANQAFHRMIYTANPDAVAMPLIESVWLQLGPILGIAMEHVTELYVVDRHREAIEALRRRDENAAADAIAADIREGIGGFDQQAVARLLRLAA; translated from the coding sequence TTGAAACCCCTTGTCTTACCGCCGCTGGTGCGTCCCGATGGCATGACGACGCACGACTATGCCTTTCACCGGCTGCGCCAGGCGATCATGGTCGGCGCGTTCCGACCCGGCACTTCCGTCACGATCCGCGGCCTGGCCGAGGCGCTTGAAAGCAGCCCCACTCCGGTGCGCGAGGCCTTGCGACAACTCACCTCGATCGGCGCGCTGCAGTTCCTCGAAAACCGTCGCATCGTCGTACCGCACATCACCCCTGCCCGGTTCGAAGAACTGATCTCGTTGCGCATCGCGCTCGAAAGCCATGCCGCCCGCCGGGCCGTCGCCCATCTCTCCGAACGCCAGATCGAGAAGATCATGGCGATCGACGACAGCATCGAGACGGAGATCCGTCGGGGTGACAAGGTGGCGGCGCTGATCGCCAACCAGGCGTTTCACCGGATGATCTACACGGCCAATCCCGACGCGGTCGCCATGCCGCTGATCGAGAGTGTCTGGCTGCAGCTCGGCCCGATCCTCGGGATCGCCATGGAACACGTGACCGAACTCTACGTCGTCGACCGCCACCGCGAGGCGATCGAGGCGCTGAGGCGCCGCGATGAGAACGCTGCTGCCGACGCAATCGCTGCCGACATCCGCGAGGGTATCGGCGGCTTCGACCAGCAGGCGGTCGCGCGGTTGCTGCGCTTGGCCGCCTGA
- a CDS encoding FAD-binding oxidoreductase → MMLSKQKSYAGDGSYPTSYYAASRNIIRTPVRLQGRVETDVCVVGAGYSGLSTAIHLAEKGYKVVVIEGAQVGWGASGRNGGQVVNGLNASLSTIRRRYGDDAARFIGGLVQEGGKIIRRLVSQYQIECDLKPGNIYAAYTPAHMKELEAKQALWRKYGMDDHQLLDREALSKLVKSDAYCGGMLDTTGGHMHPLNLVLGEARAFESIGGTIYEQSPVTRVDHEAARPTVYTEGGQVSARIVVLCGNAYLGDAVPKLVSRVMPVSTQMITTAPLGEERAHSLIPSDMCVEDVRYILDYFRLSADKRMIFGGGTVYGGTDPADVVAKLKPNLEKVFPQLKGVKIDYAWSGNFALSFTRVPQMGRIGSNTYFAHGYSGHGVTGSHLFGRTLAEAIDGDTTRYDVFEKLPWYPFPGGRMFRAQYSTIGSWWYQFKDAVGL, encoded by the coding sequence CTGATGCTTTCGAAACAGAAATCCTATGCCGGCGACGGCAGCTACCCCACCAGCTATTATGCCGCCTCCCGCAACATCATCCGCACGCCGGTCCGGCTGCAGGGCCGCGTCGAGACCGACGTCTGCGTCGTCGGCGCCGGCTATTCCGGTCTGTCGACGGCGATCCACCTGGCTGAAAAAGGCTACAAGGTCGTCGTCATCGAAGGGGCTCAGGTCGGCTGGGGTGCTTCGGGCCGCAATGGCGGTCAGGTGGTCAACGGCCTCAACGCCAGCTTGTCGACCATCCGGCGCCGCTATGGCGACGATGCGGCGCGTTTCATCGGCGGGCTGGTGCAGGAGGGCGGGAAGATCATCCGTCGTCTCGTCAGCCAGTACCAGATCGAATGCGACCTGAAGCCGGGCAACATCTACGCCGCCTATACGCCGGCGCATATGAAGGAGCTCGAAGCCAAGCAGGCGCTCTGGCGCAAATACGGCATGGACGATCACCAGCTTCTCGACCGTGAGGCGCTCAGCAAGCTCGTTAAGTCCGACGCCTATTGCGGCGGCATGCTGGATACCACCGGCGGCCACATGCATCCGCTCAATCTCGTGCTCGGTGAGGCGCGTGCCTTCGAAAGCATCGGCGGCACGATCTACGAACAGTCGCCAGTAACGCGCGTTGATCATGAAGCGGCAAGGCCCACCGTCTATACCGAAGGCGGGCAGGTGTCGGCGCGTATCGTCGTGCTCTGCGGCAATGCCTATCTCGGCGATGCGGTGCCGAAGCTCGTCTCGCGCGTCATGCCGGTCTCGACCCAGATGATCACCACGGCGCCGCTTGGCGAAGAACGCGCCCATTCGCTCATCCCGAGCGACATGTGCGTCGAGGACGTGCGCTACATTCTCGATTATTTCCGGCTCTCCGCCGATAAACGCATGATCTTCGGCGGCGGCACCGTCTACGGCGGTACCGATCCGGCCGACGTTGTCGCCAAGCTCAAGCCCAACCTCGAAAAGGTGTTTCCGCAATTGAAGGGCGTGAAGATCGACTATGCCTGGAGCGGCAACTTCGCGCTCTCCTTCACCCGCGTGCCGCAGATGGGCCGGATCGGCAGCAATACCTATTTCGCCCATGGCTACAGCGGCCACGGCGTCACCGGTTCGCATCTCTTCGGACGCACGCTCGCCGAGGCGATCGACGGCGACACGACGCGCTATGATGTCTTTGAGAAACTGCCCTGGTACCCATTCCCCGGCGGGCGCATGTTCCGCGCGCAATATTCGACGATCGGCTCCTGGTGGTACCAGTTCAAGGACGCCGTCGGGCTATAG
- a CDS encoding nuclear transport factor 2 family protein translates to MNDLEQAVLQAADRLVSAFARHDREAYFSAFAPDATFIFHTLDRPLLSRAAYEAEWSQWEERDGFRVRACRSSERHVQAVGDVAVFTHRVETELEFNGEPARADERETIVFRRGSSGNWIAVHEHLSRQS, encoded by the coding sequence GATCTTGAACAGGCGGTGCTTCAGGCCGCCGACCGGCTGGTCTCTGCCTTTGCAAGGCACGATCGGGAGGCCTATTTTTCAGCCTTCGCGCCTGACGCCACCTTCATTTTTCACACGCTCGATCGGCCGCTGTTAAGCCGCGCGGCCTATGAGGCGGAATGGTCACAATGGGAGGAACGGGATGGTTTTCGCGTGCGCGCCTGCCGGTCGAGTGAGCGGCACGTCCAGGCCGTAGGCGATGTCGCGGTCTTCACCCATCGCGTCGAGACGGAACTGGAGTTCAACGGCGAGCCGGCCAGGGCGGACGAGCGGGAGACGATCGTTTTCCGGCGGGGATCGTCAGGCAATTGGATCGCCGTGCACGAGCATCTGTCGCGCCAGAGCTGA
- a CDS encoding FadR/GntR family transcriptional regulator, translating into MNEPARAALMPLPPADRAQQVIAALADYIEQSGLKPGERLPAERELMTALAVGRSTIREVIRHFQALGVVEARKGSGTYLLRTISGATVHMPLTLDAAHLRDVLLMTLEVRRGIEVEANMVAARRRTEDDLKIIEIKLNEMERVHIAKGTSGPEDLAFHLAIYDATHNPLFRQLLEQMREAFERFWDHPFDRTDFARRSFPFHRTLFNAIAAQDPETAREETLKILAIVEEDIKEMSK; encoded by the coding sequence ATGAATGAACCGGCAAGAGCGGCACTGATGCCCCTGCCCCCGGCCGACCGGGCCCAGCAGGTGATTGCCGCGTTGGCTGACTACATCGAACAATCGGGCCTCAAACCCGGCGAGCGCCTGCCGGCCGAGCGCGAACTGATGACGGCGCTGGCGGTCGGCCGCTCGACCATCCGCGAAGTCATCCGCCACTTCCAGGCACTCGGCGTCGTCGAGGCACGCAAGGGCAGCGGCACCTATCTCTTGCGCACGATCTCCGGCGCCACCGTCCATATGCCGCTCACGCTCGACGCCGCGCATCTGCGTGACGTGCTGTTGATGACGCTCGAAGTGCGCCGCGGCATCGAGGTCGAGGCCAACATGGTCGCCGCGCGCCGGCGCACCGAAGACGACCTGAAGATCATCGAAATCAAGCTCAACGAGATGGAGCGCGTGCATATCGCCAAGGGTACGTCGGGGCCGGAAGACCTCGCCTTTCACCTGGCGATCTACGACGCCACCCACAATCCGCTGTTTCGCCAGCTGCTCGAACAGATGCGCGAGGCCTTCGAGCGCTTCTGGGACCATCCTTTCGACCGAACGGACTTCGCCCGTCGCTCCTTCCCGTTCCACCGCACCCTCTTCAACGCGATCGCCGCTCAGGACCCTGAGACGGCGCGCGAAGAAACGCTGAAAATCCTCGCGATCGTCGAGGAAGACATCAAGGAAATGTCCAAATGA
- a CDS encoding transglutaminase family protein, which translates to MFVRFGYEIGIRCPQPTPMMTYLSVVPERRSTLRREHGPVSSPIVKMEQITDPHGNTCLRMTVPEGDFKLSYDAVIEDDGRLDATDPLADAVPVESLPASWLPYLAASRYCETDRLGAVAWRLFGHVPAGWERVQAICDYVHERLVFSYGYAQTMRTALEAHEDRVGVSRDYAHLAIAFCRCMNMPARYVNGYMADIPRSENPAPMDFNAWFEVFLGDSWHTFDAKNNQRRAGRIAVARGRDAADIPLIQTFGKHELTGFTVWTCVETDSALTRSHRGSDVSLLTPWFSKTWSKHLQDRDRNRH; encoded by the coding sequence ATGTTCGTGCGCTTTGGCTATGAAATTGGCATTCGCTGCCCGCAGCCGACCCCGATGATGACCTATCTGTCAGTCGTGCCGGAGCGGCGCTCGACACTGCGCCGGGAACATGGGCCGGTCTCCTCGCCAATCGTCAAGATGGAGCAGATCACCGATCCCCACGGCAATACCTGTTTGCGGATGACGGTGCCGGAAGGCGACTTCAAGCTTTCCTACGATGCCGTGATCGAGGATGACGGCAGGCTCGACGCCACGGACCCGCTGGCGGATGCGGTGCCGGTCGAAAGCCTGCCGGCTTCGTGGCTGCCTTATCTCGCGGCGAGCCGCTACTGCGAGACGGACCGGCTTGGCGCGGTCGCGTGGCGGCTGTTCGGCCACGTGCCGGCAGGGTGGGAGCGGGTACAGGCGATTTGCGACTACGTGCATGAACGCCTCGTCTTCAGCTATGGTTATGCGCAGACCATGCGCACAGCGCTCGAAGCCCATGAAGATCGCGTTGGCGTCAGCCGCGACTATGCTCATCTGGCGATCGCGTTCTGCCGCTGCATGAACATGCCGGCGCGTTACGTGAACGGCTACATGGCCGACATCCCTAGGAGTGAAAATCCGGCGCCGATGGACTTCAATGCCTGGTTCGAGGTCTTCCTCGGCGACAGCTGGCACACCTTCGACGCCAAGAACAACCAGCGGCGGGCAGGGCGCATTGCGGTTGCCCGGGGCCGTGATGCGGCCGATATTCCGCTGATCCAGACCTTCGGCAAACATGAGCTGACGGGCTTCACCGTCTGGACCTGTGTGGAGACCGACAGCGCGCTGACGCGTTCGCACCGAGGCTCGGACGTCTCGCTGCTGACGCCATGGTTCAGCAAGACCTGGTCCAAACATCTCCAGGACCGCGACCGCAACCGGCACTGA